A stretch of Physeter macrocephalus isolate SW-GA chromosome 8, ASM283717v5, whole genome shotgun sequence DNA encodes these proteins:
- the LOC114486800 gene encoding uncharacterized protein: protein MQSNGRGFDSSLPLKSLPTCFDHVTDRQKPKQVECCRKYEMSLKPPQGRQYPEPSRPPPSGLVPASQGLEKEGVPSPGRASCEQVQCSAGTGKGELGPRKVDSEEPPVGGRDPARPPRARAPPAGAWSPGEEEQAGARCSPRRRTVTEFDTRKGSWSLARTPDPSQMETLSPSEPAGILCGISPRPCLLAHLTEAAFITLRRGRFQMERGSRLQNKETTQEQKI from the exons ATGCAATCCAATGGCAGAGGATTTGATTCTTCATTGCCCTTGAAGTCACTTCCAACCTGTTTTGACCATGTGACTGACAGACAAAAACCCAAACAGGTTGAGTGTTGCAGAAAATATGAAATGAGCCTGAAGCCG CCTCAAGGTCGGCAATACCCCGAGCCTTCTCGGCCCCCGCCTTCCGGGCTGGTCCCTGCCAGCCAAGGACTGGAAAAGGAGGGAGTCCCCAGTCCCGGCAGGGCATCCTGCGAACAGGTTCAGTGTTCAGCAGGGACGGGCAAGGGGGAGCTGGGCCCCAGGAAGGTGGACTCGGAAGAGCCGCCAGTGGGCGGCAGGGACCCGGCCCGGCCCCCGCGCGCCCGGGCTCCCCCGGCGGGTGCTTGGAGCCCCGGAGAGGAGGAACAGGCAGGGGCGCGGTGCTCTCCCCGGCGGCGAACTGTCACGGAATTCGACACCCGGAAAGGCAGCTGGTCCCTGGCCAGGACTCCTGATCCTTCTCAAATGGAAACACTTTCTCCCAGTGAACCTGCCGGAATTCTCTGTGGCATCTCACCTCGGCCTTGCCTCCTGGCGCATTTAACAGAGGCCGCGTTTATCACTTTGAGACGAGGAAGGTTCCAAATGGAGCGGGGCTCTCGGTTGCAGAACAAG GAGACAACTCAggaacagaagatttaa